The window CGGCGATGCGCATACCTCCACTGGCAGCGCGGCGGGCAACTGTCTTTCCCCTCGGTGCGGGCCGAGACGGTCGGAGGACGCGCGAATGCCCGCCGCCGAACGGCAGACTGACGGAGGGGGCCGTCCAACCCCGGCCCATGAGCGAACTCCTCGTGACCGGCGGGCAGGTGCTCCGGCCGGACCGCACGGTCGAAGACGCGGACGTGCTCGTCGATCAGGACGCCGGCGAGATTCTGGCGGTGGACGACCCGGGCGCGCTGGGCCCGGCGGACGACGAACTCGACGCCGAGGGCGGCCTGGTGATGCCCGGACTGGTCAATGCGCACACGCACGTCGCGATGACGCTGCTGCGGGGCTACGCCGACGACAAGCCGCTGGACGAGTGGCTGCAGGAGGACATCTGGCCCGTCGAGGCCGAACTGACGGCCGACGACGTCCGGGTCGGGGCCGAACTGGGCCTGCTGGAGCTGATCAAGTCCGGCTCGATCGCCATCTCCGACATGTACTTCCACGTCGACGAGATCGCCGACGCGGTCGAGCGGGCGGGGATCCGCGCGAAGCTCGGCCACACGGCGATCACCGTCGGCAAGGACGACGAGGGGGCGCGGGAAGATATGCGGCAGAGCCTCAACGTGGCGAGAGAGCTGGACGGCGCCGCGGACGGGCGGATCTCGACGACGTTCCAGCCCCACAGCCTCACGACGGTGGGCGAGGAGTACCTCCGCGAGTTCGTGCCGGAGGCGCGGGACGCGGGGCTGCCGGTCCACTTCCACGCCAACGAGACCGACGGGGAGGTCGAGCCCATCGTCGAGGAACACGGCGAGCGACCGCTGGAATACGCCGACGACTGCGGGCTGCTGACCGACCGGGACTTCCTGGCCCACGGCGTCCACGTCGACGAGGCCGAGATCGACCTGCTGGCCGAGCGCGGGACGGGCGTCGTCCACTGCCCGGCCTCGAACATGAAGCTCGCCAGCGGCATGGCGCCGGTCCAGGACCTGCTCGACGCCGGCGTCCCGGTCGGCCTGGGCACCGACGGCCCGGCC of the Halomicrobium salinisoli genome contains:
- a CDS encoding amidohydrolase — its product is MSELLVTGGQVLRPDRTVEDADVLVDQDAGEILAVDDPGALGPADDELDAEGGLVMPGLVNAHTHVAMTLLRGYADDKPLDEWLQEDIWPVEAELTADDVRVGAELGLLELIKSGSIAISDMYFHVDEIADAVERAGIRAKLGHTAITVGKDDEGAREDMRQSLNVARELDGAADGRISTTFQPHSLTTVGEEYLREFVPEARDAGLPVHFHANETDGEVEPIVEEHGERPLEYADDCGLLTDRDFLAHGVHVDEAEIDLLAERGTGVVHCPASNMKLASGMAPVQDLLDAGVPVGLGTDGPASNNDLDLFDEMRDAAMLGKLAADDAGAMAAGTVVDAATAGGAGLLGIDSGRITEGANADLIVLDLDAPRLTPAHDLVSHLAYAASGSDVRHTVCDGRVVMRDREVLTLDERAVKDRAREHAADLVDRAES